The following coding sequences lie in one Metallumcola ferriviriculae genomic window:
- a CDS encoding ASKHA domain-containing protein has protein sequence MSKHLVKFLPDDISLTVETGTNVLRAASIAGIEIKSVCGGKGSCGRCAIKVQQGQVRLEGGNRSKKMKEQGLNLACQTFIEGDVVIEVPKDSRLEEHQVVLENENHKVLAESELDLLSGYEFKPLCRKVQLTLEPPTLTENASDLTRLQAELRQKTACKELMVELPVLQQLAEALRQEDWKVTATLACMNGITEIVQVEPGHVQNDGYGLAVDIGTTTVVVYVVDLATGDLVDSRGTYNKQARYGDDVISRMIHAGEKNGLDDLRKAVIGSINELIDKLLEKNNISPDDVHVAVTAGNTTMAHLLLGLPPKYIRLEPYIPTATELPPVKARLLGININPEAWVLSFPAVASYVGGDIVAGVLAAKMAKVEMMTLFIDIGTNGEIVLGNNEFLISCACSAGPAFEGGGITFGMRAMGGAIERVSIDPETFDVSLMIIGNEKPIGICGSGLIDCMAKLHRVGLIDRTGQFFRDKDTPRLRKSEDGWEYVLAWAEESGVDKDVVITEADIKNLLRSKGAVFAGIQSLLKSMQLDVNMIEKIIIAGGFGNYLNVDDAVQIGLLPDVDRDRYEFMGNTSVKGAKLALLSQDAYKECKELGHLMTYLELSAGTTFMDEFVSATFIPHTDLTLFPSLNKDEQGKEVK, from the coding sequence ATGAGTAAGCATCTGGTAAAGTTTCTTCCCGACGACATTTCACTAACCGTAGAGACAGGTACCAATGTTCTCCGGGCTGCATCCATCGCAGGAATAGAGATAAAAAGTGTCTGCGGCGGCAAGGGGAGTTGCGGAAGGTGTGCTATTAAAGTTCAGCAGGGCCAGGTGCGTCTTGAGGGAGGCAATCGCTCCAAAAAGATGAAAGAGCAGGGGTTAAACCTTGCCTGTCAGACTTTTATCGAAGGAGATGTGGTGATAGAGGTTCCCAAGGATTCTCGTCTGGAGGAACATCAGGTAGTGCTGGAAAATGAAAACCATAAGGTGCTGGCGGAGTCTGAGCTTGACTTATTGTCAGGGTATGAATTCAAACCCCTGTGCCGTAAAGTGCAGCTTACTTTGGAACCGCCGACACTGACGGAAAATGCCAGCGACCTTACTAGACTTCAGGCGGAATTAAGGCAGAAGACCGCATGCAAGGAACTGATGGTGGAATTACCGGTGCTGCAGCAGTTGGCGGAAGCCCTGCGCCAGGAAGATTGGAAAGTGACGGCAACTTTGGCTTGCATGAACGGTATCACGGAAATCGTGCAGGTTGAGCCGGGCCATGTGCAAAATGACGGCTATGGCTTAGCGGTTGATATAGGTACCACCACTGTGGTGGTTTATGTAGTGGACTTGGCTACCGGTGATTTGGTAGACAGTAGAGGTACCTATAACAAGCAGGCTCGATACGGTGATGATGTAATTTCTCGCATGATTCATGCCGGAGAAAAAAATGGTCTGGATGATCTGCGGAAGGCAGTTATCGGCTCCATCAACGAATTAATCGATAAACTGTTGGAGAAAAATAACATTTCGCCTGACGATGTACATGTGGCGGTGACGGCAGGTAACACCACTATGGCGCACCTGTTATTGGGATTACCGCCTAAGTATATTCGCTTGGAACCATATATCCCTACGGCAACAGAACTACCGCCGGTTAAAGCGAGGCTGCTGGGAATCAATATTAATCCCGAAGCCTGGGTGTTGAGTTTCCCGGCAGTAGCCAGTTATGTGGGCGGCGATATCGTTGCCGGTGTATTGGCTGCGAAGATGGCCAAGGTGGAAATGATGACGCTGTTCATAGACATCGGTACTAATGGCGAAATAGTATTGGGAAATAATGAATTTTTAATTTCCTGTGCCTGTTCCGCCGGACCGGCCTTTGAAGGCGGCGGCATCACCTTTGGTATGCGAGCCATGGGCGGAGCAATAGAAAGGGTTTCAATTGACCCAGAAACCTTTGATGTAAGTTTAATGATTATCGGTAATGAAAAACCTATCGGTATTTGCGGGTCAGGGTTAATTGACTGCATGGCGAAACTGCACCGAGTAGGTCTGATTGACCGCACAGGTCAGTTTTTCCGTGATAAGGATACACCGCGCTTACGAAAAAGCGAGGACGGTTGGGAGTATGTCCTGGCCTGGGCGGAAGAGAGCGGTGTTGATAAAGATGTGGTTATTACCGAAGCAGACATTAAAAATCTTCTTCGTTCAAAGGGTGCTGTATTTGCCGGTATCCAAAGTCTCTTAAAATCGATGCAGTTAGATGTGAATATGATTGAGAAAATAATTATTGCCGGTGGCTTTGGTAACTATCTCAATGTGGATGATGCGGTGCAGATCGGCTTATTGCCCGACGTGGACCGTGACAGATACGAATTTATGGGCAATACTTCCGTGAAAGGGGCCAAATTGGCGTTGTTGTCTCAAGATGCCTATAAGGAATGCAAGGAACTGGGTCATTTGATGACCTATCTGGAGCTTTCTGCCGGTACCACCTTCATGGATGAATTTGTATCCGCAACATTTATCCCTCATACCGACTTGACCTTGTTTCCGTCGTTAAATAAGGATGAACAGGGAAAGGAAGTGAAATAA
- the acsC gene encoding acetyl-CoA decarbonylase/synthase complex subunit gamma → MGLTGLEIYKQLPKKNCGECGPPTCLAFAMALANGKAQLDTCPYVSDEARANLESASAPPIALVKAGVGDNVVEMGDETELFRHDKKYYHETSVGFKVSDALSAADIEAKAKEIEDLTFERVGMQYKVQFVAVVNESGDAGKFKDAVAKVAANTAVTPMLVSEDAAAIEAALEVVGDKKPVICAATGDNYEKMVELAKGKECPLVVKAEGLEALAELVEKVVTAGHKQLILDSGQTQTSKTVADLVQMRRQAIKKKFRPFGYPSIVFTNEEDPLAEISQAITYVSKYAGVIILNTTKKAHVLPLLSWRQNLYTDPQVPIQVEQKLHEVGEVDENSPVYITTNFSLTYYSVQGEIESTKIPSYILSVDTDGTSVLTAYAAGKYEAEKIAEVMKKVGLDDKVKHRDLIIPGYVAVLKGKLEEASGWNVAVGPREASGIVAFAKSHFS, encoded by the coding sequence ATGGGTTTAACAGGTCTTGAAATTTACAAACAGCTGCCAAAGAAAAATTGCGGAGAATGCGGACCGCCGACTTGTCTCGCGTTTGCAATGGCTTTGGCTAACGGTAAAGCACAATTGGATACCTGCCCTTATGTTTCTGACGAAGCACGGGCTAACCTTGAGTCTGCATCGGCGCCGCCGATTGCCTTGGTTAAAGCAGGTGTTGGTGATAATGTGGTGGAAATGGGTGACGAGACAGAATTGTTCCGTCATGACAAGAAATACTATCATGAGACTTCCGTAGGATTTAAGGTCAGTGATGCGTTGAGTGCTGCTGATATCGAAGCAAAGGCTAAAGAAATTGAAGACCTAACCTTTGAAAGGGTTGGTATGCAGTACAAAGTACAGTTCGTTGCAGTGGTCAACGAATCCGGCGATGCCGGTAAATTTAAGGATGCCGTGGCTAAGGTAGCTGCAAATACCGCAGTTACCCCGATGTTGGTGTCCGAAGATGCTGCCGCTATTGAAGCAGCGCTGGAAGTTGTCGGCGATAAGAAGCCCGTCATTTGCGCTGCTACAGGGGACAATTACGAGAAAATGGTGGAATTAGCTAAGGGTAAGGAATGTCCTTTGGTTGTAAAAGCTGAGGGTTTGGAAGCTCTGGCTGAATTGGTTGAAAAGGTTGTGACTGCCGGTCATAAGCAGCTTATCCTCGATAGCGGTCAGACTCAAACTTCTAAGACTGTTGCTGATTTGGTGCAAATGCGCCGTCAGGCTATTAAGAAGAAGTTTCGTCCTTTCGGTTATCCGTCAATTGTCTTTACTAACGAAGAAGATCCACTGGCGGAAATCAGCCAGGCGATCACTTATGTAAGTAAATATGCGGGTGTGATTATTCTTAATACCACTAAGAAGGCCCATGTACTGCCGCTGCTCTCCTGGAGACAGAACCTCTACACTGATCCGCAGGTTCCCATCCAGGTGGAACAAAAGCTGCATGAGGTTGGCGAAGTTGACGAGAACTCACCGGTTTACATCACAACCAATTTCTCGCTGACGTACTACTCAGTACAGGGTGAAATAGAATCCACTAAGATACCAAGCTATATTCTTTCTGTGGACACTGACGGCACATCTGTTTTGACAGCATATGCTGCCGGTAAATACGAAGCAGAAAAGATTGCAGAAGTTATGAAGAAGGTCGGTTTGGATGATAAGGTTAAACATCGTGACCTGATAATTCCGGGTTACGTAGCAGTATTGAAAGGAAAGCTTGAGGAAGCCAGCGGCTGGAATGTAGCAGTTGGTCCTCGTGAAGCTTCCGGCATCGTAGCATTCGCTAAAAGTCATTTTTCCTAG
- the acsB gene encoding acetyl-CoA decarbonylase/synthase complex subunit alpha/beta, which yields MTQEAKKFDAIYEGAIEPGSEPKKLFKQAYEGAITATSYAEILLNQAISRFGEDHPVAYPDTAYYLPVIRCLSGEEVTKLGDLPPILNRMRAQINEKKTFENARLWGESTWYAAEIIEAIRYLNYETEGPLMPQPWTGFIGDPVVRKYGIKMVDWTIPGEAVILGRAKDSKKLAKIVQDLMSKGMMLFLSDEVIEQLLDEGFKLGVDYIAFPLGNFTQVVHAGNYALRAGLMFAGIAPGEREAHRAYQQSRVLAFILYLGEHDMVKTAAAMGGIFLGFPVITDQELSEDEQIKDWFISEPDYDKMVQTALEVRGIKITSIDIDIPITVGPAFEGETIRKGDMYVEMGGSRTTAFELVRSVSADDIEDGKIEVVGPSIDDIEEGARLPLGIMVEVYGRKMQDDFEGVLERRIHDFINYGEGLWHTGQRAINWLRISKDAVAKGFKFEHYGELLIAKMKEEFPAIIDRVQVKIITDEAQVDENIKIARDVYTQRDERLRGLTDENVETFYSCILCKSFAPNHVCVVTPERVGLCGAVSWLDARASYEIDSTGPNQPIDKGTALDDVKGMWNSVNQYVYKESNRNLDEVNIYSMMDRPMTSCGCFEAIMAIVPEANGIMITTREHGGMTPCGMTFSTLAGTVGGGLQTPGFMGIGRTYINSKKFIPADGGIARIIWMPKELKEYLREDFIERSKEEGLGEDFIDKIADENVGTGPEEILSFLEEKGHPALTMDPMM from the coding sequence ATGACTCAAGAGGCAAAGAAATTTGATGCCATTTACGAGGGTGCAATCGAGCCGGGCAGTGAGCCGAAAAAACTTTTTAAACAGGCTTACGAAGGCGCCATTACTGCTACCAGCTATGCGGAAATTCTGCTAAATCAGGCGATAAGCAGATTTGGTGAAGACCATCCGGTTGCCTACCCTGATACTGCATACTATTTACCTGTTATCCGCTGCCTGAGCGGTGAAGAAGTTACCAAACTGGGCGACCTGCCGCCGATTTTAAACCGGATGCGTGCCCAGATTAATGAAAAGAAAACCTTTGAAAATGCGCGGCTATGGGGTGAATCCACTTGGTACGCTGCAGAAATTATTGAAGCTATACGCTATCTCAACTATGAAACTGAGGGACCATTAATGCCGCAGCCCTGGACCGGATTTATCGGTGACCCGGTTGTGCGTAAGTACGGTATTAAGATGGTTGACTGGACTATTCCCGGTGAGGCCGTAATTCTAGGTCGGGCCAAGGACAGCAAGAAACTGGCTAAGATTGTCCAAGACTTGATGAGCAAAGGGATGATGCTGTTCCTGTCCGATGAGGTTATTGAACAGCTGTTAGATGAAGGATTTAAGCTGGGTGTGGATTATATCGCTTTCCCGCTGGGTAACTTCACTCAGGTTGTTCACGCCGGTAACTATGCTCTTCGCGCCGGTCTGATGTTTGCCGGTATTGCACCGGGTGAGCGGGAAGCGCACCGGGCTTATCAGCAGAGCCGTGTGCTAGCTTTCATCCTTTATTTGGGCGAGCATGATATGGTTAAAACTGCTGCCGCCATGGGTGGTATCTTCTTAGGCTTCCCGGTTATTACCGACCAGGAACTTAGTGAAGATGAGCAGATTAAGGACTGGTTCATTTCCGAACCGGACTATGACAAGATGGTACAAACCGCATTGGAAGTTCGCGGCATTAAGATTACCAGTATTGATATTGATATTCCCATTACTGTTGGTCCGGCCTTTGAAGGCGAGACTATCCGTAAAGGTGATATGTATGTGGAAATGGGCGGCAGCCGCACTACTGCATTTGAATTGGTGCGCTCCGTCAGCGCTGACGATATTGAAGACGGTAAGATTGAAGTTGTCGGTCCCAGCATCGATGACATTGAAGAAGGTGCCAGACTGCCTTTGGGCATTATGGTAGAAGTTTACGGCCGTAAGATGCAGGATGACTTTGAAGGCGTGTTGGAGCGTCGTATCCACGACTTTATCAACTACGGTGAAGGTCTCTGGCATACAGGGCAACGGGCCATCAACTGGCTGCGTATCAGCAAAGATGCTGTAGCCAAGGGCTTCAAGTTCGAGCATTACGGTGAACTCTTAATCGCTAAAATGAAGGAAGAATTCCCGGCTATTATCGACCGTGTCCAGGTTAAAATCATCACTGATGAGGCTCAGGTTGATGAAAATATCAAGATTGCCCGGGATGTTTACACTCAGCGTGACGAGCGTCTCAGAGGTCTTACTGACGAGAATGTCGAGACATTCTACAGCTGTATTCTCTGTAAGTCCTTTGCTCCGAACCACGTTTGTGTGGTTACACCTGAGCGGGTAGGCCTTTGCGGTGCCGTAAGCTGGTTGGATGCGCGGGCATCTTACGAGATTGACAGTACCGGGCCTAACCAACCCATCGACAAAGGTACGGCTCTTGATGACGTAAAGGGTATGTGGAATAGTGTCAACCAATATGTTTATAAAGAGTCTAACCGTAATTTGGATGAAGTTAATATCTATTCCATGATGGATAGACCAATGACATCCTGCGGCTGCTTCGAGGCTATCATGGCCATCGTTCCCGAGGCTAATGGTATTATGATTACCACTCGTGAGCACGGCGGCATGACTCCTTGCGGTATGACCTTCTCTACTTTGGCAGGTACTGTAGGCGGCGGCTTGCAGACACCCGGTTTCATGGGTATCGGCCGTACCTATATCAACAGTAAGAAGTTTATCCCTGCAGATGGTGGCATTGCACGGATTATTTGGATGCCGAAAGAGCTAAAGGAATACTTGCGTGAAGACTTTATTGAGCGCAGTAAAGAAGAAGGTCTGGGTGAAGACTTTATCGACAAGATTGCCGATGAGAACGTAGGTACCGGGCCTGAAGAAATTTTGTCATTCCTGGAAGAGAAGGGACATCCGGCACTGACCATGGATCCCATGATGTAA
- the cooS gene encoding anaerobic carbon-monoxide dehydrogenase catalytic subunit, translating to MPRFRDTNHTSRPSDAPRVQDKKTRERTVDPAALEMLDVAKEKNVITAFDRFMAQQPQCQFGYKGICCRFCMMGPCRIKDDEGPASRGACGASAWTIVARSVGTLILTGAASHSEHARHIADTVLQLTEGKAPDYKLVDIEKLKKVAKRVGIEVEGKDDNQLANEVAIKALEDYSRIPGHGEAAWLMNTVTEGRKEKFRACNVFVSGIHGNISDLLAQAHVGNDNDPVNLTFSAVRTALCDYTGMHIATDLSDVIFGTPEPVQTEANMGTLNAKKVNIAVHGHNPLLSEKIVDAAQDLEAEAKAVGAEGINLVGICCTGNEVLMRRGVPLVTSYASSELAIVTGAVDAMVVDVQCIMPSLATVAECFHTQLITTSPIVKIPGTQHVNFKVENALEDAKKVIRIAIESYKNRDEKQVNIPQVKNRVVAGWSLEALYDMFSTVNPDNPVKVLTDAIDAGELKGVVLFAGCNNLKGFQDQNHVEIAKEMLKNDVFVVATGCSAQAYAKLGLMDPDAVEKYAGDGLKKFLARITENADLAAPVPPIFHMGSCVDNTRASDLLMDMADAMGVDTPKVPFVASAPEAMSGKAAAIGTWFLTMGVPVHVGTMPPLEGSDLMYSIVTQIAGDVYGGHFILEMDAAEAAKKMLGALEYRTWKMGVHKNIAEKLETDLCQNF from the coding sequence ATGCCAAGATTTAGAGATACTAACCACACTAGCAGGCCATCTGACGCGCCACGGGTTCAGGATAAGAAAACCCGCGAGCGTACCGTAGACCCTGCTGCTTTGGAAATGCTGGATGTAGCAAAGGAAAAGAATGTTATTACAGCATTTGACCGCTTTATGGCTCAGCAGCCCCAGTGTCAATTTGGTTATAAAGGCATTTGCTGCCGTTTTTGCATGATGGGTCCCTGCCGTATCAAGGATGACGAGGGTCCTGCTTCAAGAGGTGCCTGCGGTGCATCTGCATGGACCATTGTTGCAAGAAGTGTTGGTACATTAATTCTGACCGGTGCTGCGTCTCACTCTGAGCACGCACGGCATATTGCCGATACTGTGCTTCAACTGACTGAAGGTAAAGCTCCGGACTATAAGTTGGTAGATATTGAAAAGCTTAAGAAGGTTGCCAAGCGTGTTGGCATTGAGGTTGAGGGTAAAGATGATAACCAGTTAGCTAACGAGGTAGCAATCAAGGCGCTTGAAGACTACAGCCGTATCCCCGGACACGGTGAAGCAGCCTGGTTGATGAACACTGTTACCGAGGGACGTAAGGAAAAGTTCCGTGCTTGTAACGTATTTGTTTCGGGTATCCACGGCAACATTTCCGACTTGTTGGCTCAGGCTCACGTAGGTAATGACAATGACCCGGTTAACCTCACATTTAGTGCGGTCAGAACTGCACTTTGCGACTACACCGGGATGCACATTGCCACTGATTTATCCGACGTTATTTTCGGTACTCCCGAGCCTGTTCAGACTGAAGCCAACATGGGTACTTTAAACGCCAAAAAGGTAAATATCGCCGTTCACGGTCATAATCCGCTGTTAAGTGAAAAGATTGTTGACGCGGCTCAAGATTTAGAAGCAGAAGCAAAGGCTGTCGGTGCCGAAGGCATCAACCTGGTGGGCATCTGCTGTACCGGTAATGAAGTATTGATGCGCCGCGGTGTGCCGTTGGTGACTTCCTATGCTTCTTCGGAACTGGCAATTGTCACCGGTGCTGTTGATGCTATGGTAGTGGATGTTCAGTGCATTATGCCCAGTTTGGCAACTGTTGCTGAATGTTTCCATACCCAATTGATAACGACTTCGCCTATCGTGAAGATTCCTGGTACGCAACACGTGAATTTCAAGGTGGAAAATGCTCTTGAAGATGCTAAGAAAGTAATTCGCATTGCTATAGAATCTTATAAAAATCGGGATGAGAAGCAGGTTAATATACCTCAGGTTAAAAATCGTGTGGTTGCCGGTTGGAGTTTGGAAGCTCTTTATGACATGTTTAGCACTGTAAACCCGGATAACCCCGTTAAAGTTCTTACTGATGCAATTGACGCCGGTGAATTAAAGGGTGTAGTTCTCTTTGCCGGCTGTAACAATTTGAAAGGTTTCCAGGACCAAAACCACGTTGAAATTGCTAAAGAAATGTTAAAAAATGACGTGTTTGTAGTGGCTACCGGTTGTTCTGCTCAGGCCTATGCCAAGCTCGGCTTGATGGACCCTGATGCAGTTGAAAAGTACGCCGGTGACGGTCTGAAGAAGTTCCTGGCTAGGATCACCGAAAACGCTGATCTGGCTGCACCTGTTCCGCCTATCTTCCATATGGGCTCTTGTGTTGATAATACTCGTGCCTCAGATCTGCTGATGGATATGGCTGACGCCATGGGTGTAGATACGCCTAAGGTTCCCTTTGTCGCTTCTGCGCCGGAAGCAATGAGTGGTAAGGCAGCAGCTATCGGCACTTGGTTCCTCACCATGGGTGTTCCTGTCCACGTCGGTACTATGCCGCCTCTGGAAGGCAGCGACTTAATGTACAGTATCGTTACTCAGATTGCCGGTGACGTTTACGGCGGGCACTTCATTTTAGAAATGGACGCTGCTGAGGCTGCCAAGAAAATGTTGGGTGCGCTTGAATATCGTACTTGGAAAATGGGTGTTCATAAGAATATTGCTGAGAAGTTAGAGACTGACCTCTGTCAGAACTTCTAG
- a CDS encoding P-loop NTPase: protein MKISVSGKGGVGKTTVSANLIKFLASENYQVFAVDADPDTSLGMVLGLPEEELAKQLPVVDMREIIAEKTGGSGAFFSLNPDVGDILDSYTVRQGNINFLKMGAVKQGGSSCYCRENSVLNALVGSLLLRKKEAVLLDMGAGIEHLTRGTAKDVDLMLIVTEPSKVSVQTAKVVKKLAGELGIEKIKIVGNKIRNQKEKDFVYASFPSGDVIGMIDFDEAVLDQAMGLEVQEPQNLSKNIEVLGQQILREVGE from the coding sequence TTGAAGATTTCCGTTTCCGGGAAAGGCGGTGTGGGCAAAACCACCGTTTCTGCAAATTTGATCAAGTTTCTGGCAAGTGAGAATTACCAGGTCTTTGCGGTGGATGCGGACCCCGATACCAGTTTGGGTATGGTGCTGGGACTGCCTGAAGAAGAATTAGCCAAACAGCTGCCCGTAGTGGATATGCGGGAGATTATTGCAGAAAAGACCGGCGGGTCCGGTGCTTTTTTCAGTCTTAATCCTGATGTGGGGGATATACTCGATTCTTATACGGTGAGACAAGGTAATATCAACTTTTTAAAGATGGGTGCAGTGAAACAGGGTGGTTCATCTTGCTACTGCCGGGAAAATTCGGTGTTAAATGCATTGGTGGGCTCATTGTTGCTGCGCAAAAAGGAAGCGGTACTTTTGGATATGGGTGCGGGAATAGAGCATCTGACAAGGGGTACCGCCAAAGATGTGGATTTGATGCTTATAGTGACAGAACCTAGTAAGGTCAGTGTCCAAACTGCGAAGGTGGTTAAAAAACTGGCTGGTGAACTGGGTATCGAGAAGATAAAAATCGTCGGTAATAAAATTCGTAATCAGAAGGAAAAAGACTTTGTTTATGCCAGTTTCCCCTCTGGGGATGTAATTGGAATGATAGATTTTGACGAGGCCGTCTTGGACCAGGCCATGGGACTTGAAGTTCAAGAGCCTCAGAATTTATCCAAGAACATTGAAGTATTGGGCCAACAAATATTACGAGAGGTAGGTGAATAA
- a CDS encoding cytochrome c3 family protein has protein sequence MKKITLSKKSYLPAALFGILLLLIGAALSYAATLTVTATAGSTYVDLSWEDGVEANQYEIYRDTASSVDTGSTLVEVVYGKSVLKQVYGGSTSFVNNYRDNNVQAGTTYYYIIRAVDDNGSRISDVVSAGPFGKMPHGHYADNPEACGDCHQAHTADSEQLVMGPTVNETCYRCHSGSTPLVAGTAHDIESEFSKPGSNHLGLDGEQQCSSCHDAHFDPAADPALLYSVNESVYGSVYHRGGGSDYCFTCHDVLQAEYQTGSAHDSSSLTPPDTNIVCSGCHEPHGSSLDWLLKLQPYGAAQATLNEDNDFCYTCHDENSILDGGDFYDAVTAVSGTYLHDTHVTNNNAQCRDCHDAHGADPAENSSEAYLISFSDTVSGVVYSVYSSSGDGPLYQLQSEGGYCVLNCHNTDHDEASSVYDNVYNP, from the coding sequence ATGAAAAAAATCACCCTAAGTAAGAAATCATATCTGCCGGCAGCGCTGTTTGGTATCCTGCTCCTGTTAATAGGTGCCGCGTTAAGTTATGCCGCAACACTGACTGTCACCGCCACCGCCGGGTCTACATATGTGGATTTAAGCTGGGAAGATGGTGTCGAGGCTAATCAATACGAAATTTACCGTGATACCGCTTCATCAGTTGATACAGGCAGCACCTTGGTAGAGGTGGTTTACGGAAAAAGCGTGCTTAAACAGGTTTACGGTGGTTCTACCTCTTTTGTCAACAATTATCGTGATAATAATGTCCAAGCGGGCACAACTTATTATTACATTATCCGCGCTGTTGATGATAATGGCAGCCGAATTTCTGATGTGGTTTCTGCTGGACCGTTTGGTAAAATGCCCCATGGGCATTATGCAGATAATCCGGAAGCATGCGGGGACTGCCATCAGGCGCATACTGCTGACAGTGAGCAGTTGGTGATGGGGCCCACGGTCAATGAGACCTGTTACCGGTGTCATAGTGGGTCAACGCCGTTAGTGGCCGGTACAGCTCATGATATTGAAAGTGAGTTTTCTAAACCGGGGTCAAATCACTTGGGGTTAGATGGAGAGCAGCAGTGCAGCAGCTGTCACGATGCCCATTTTGACCCTGCTGCCGATCCGGCCCTATTGTATTCGGTGAATGAAAGCGTTTACGGCTCAGTCTATCACCGCGGCGGCGGGAGCGATTACTGCTTTACCTGTCATGACGTATTACAGGCAGAGTATCAGACAGGGAGTGCCCATGACAGTTCTTCGCTGACGCCGCCGGATACTAATATAGTCTGTAGCGGCTGCCACGAACCGCACGGGTCCAGTCTGGATTGGCTGCTTAAACTGCAGCCTTACGGTGCAGCCCAGGCTACTCTTAATGAAGATAATGACTTTTGCTATACCTGCCATGATGAAAATAGCATCCTTGACGGCGGCGATTTTTATGATGCAGTTACGGCTGTTTCCGGTACCTACCTTCATGATACGCATGTTACCAATAACAATGCTCAGTGCAGGGATTGTCACGATGCACATGGCGCTGACCCCGCGGAGAACTCATCTGAAGCATATTTAATCAGTTTTTCGGATACGGTAAGCGGTGTGGTGTATAGTGTTTACAGTTCTTCCGGAGATGGTCCGCTTTATCAACTGCAATCAGAGGGCGGTTATTGCGTGCTTAACTGCCATAATACTGATCATGATGAGGCATCCAGTGTCTATGATAATGTATATAACCCTTAA
- a CDS encoding cytochrome c3 family protein produces MRKKFSFAIIILILLGIMPGLALSAPQKIRVIPRSSNIIDILWQGNPGESYDIWQSTDGSVWDNIYTTGDYQEYYRVESGIEPYVNYYFLVSTAGTVTDPNNDATVTNSTYVGPAYPPHELKHYLWTDDDNLCADCHNTHTSLSDKLLNQEEVDDLCLTCHDGSMSKYDVLSGMVDTDGAFTTPLQAPGGAFGESNGHSSSSTSGTAVISESKHSLGVMPTEAPGGNPNYAGRELSCVSCHTAHNTPTRATVNYRLIVPSTPEDPDIHVGAYAVTDKVYGVERVNYKWGMNSLCDGCHADYNAPIGAGSTPASGTYQTDGKYRHPVGVAPDDVGMTTTLPLEGTGSSKKMFCLTCHYAHGSTKNTAQSAVGDEDGQTIAVNHLLRKDYWSVCQDCHDK; encoded by the coding sequence ATGCGGAAAAAATTTTCTTTTGCAATTATAATCCTTATATTATTAGGCATTATGCCCGGTCTAGCTCTTTCCGCTCCGCAAAAAATCAGAGTAATTCCCAGGAGTAGTAATATTATTGATATTCTTTGGCAGGGAAATCCCGGGGAATCCTATGATATTTGGCAGAGCACCGATGGCTCAGTATGGGATAATATTTATACCACCGGCGACTATCAAGAGTACTACCGGGTGGAAAGCGGCATTGAACCTTATGTAAATTATTATTTCCTGGTCAGCACCGCGGGGACTGTAACTGATCCTAACAATGATGCAACAGTGACAAATTCTACATATGTAGGACCGGCCTATCCACCTCACGAACTAAAGCACTATCTTTGGACTGATGATGACAACTTATGTGCCGATTGTCACAATACCCATACCAGCCTAAGTGATAAATTATTGAATCAAGAAGAAGTTGATGACCTGTGCTTGACCTGTCACGACGGCAGTATGAGTAAGTATGATGTTCTCAGTGGTATGGTTGATACTGATGGTGCATTTACTACCCCATTGCAGGCACCAGGAGGGGCATTTGGTGAAAGCAACGGACATTCCTCAAGTTCCACCTCGGGTACGGCTGTGATTTCCGAATCCAAACATTCATTGGGTGTAATGCCCACTGAGGCCCCCGGCGGTAATCCTAATTATGCTGGGCGTGAATTGAGCTGTGTCAGCTGTCACACCGCCCATAACACTCCCACTAGAGCGACGGTGAATTATCGGCTAATAGTGCCGTCCACACCGGAAGACCCTGATATTCATGTGGGGGCTTACGCTGTCACTGATAAAGTTTATGGTGTTGAGCGGGTTAATTATAAATGGGGAATGAACAGCTTGTGTGACGGCTGTCATGCAGACTATAATGCACCGATAGGTGCGGGCAGTACCCCTGCTTCAGGAACCTACCAGACTGACGGTAAATACCGGCACCCAGTGGGTGTAGCACCGGATGATGTTGGGATGACCACTACTTTACCCCTTGAAGGTACCGGCAGTAGTAAAAAGATGTTTTGTCTTACTTGTCACTATGCCCACGGTAGTACCAAGAATACCGCCCAATCTGCCGTTGGTGATGAAGACGGACAAACCATCGCAGTTAATCATCTGCTGCGAAAAGACTACTGGTCAGTGTGTCAGGATTGTCATGACAAATAG